One region of Eupeodes corollae chromosome 1, idEupCoro1.1, whole genome shotgun sequence genomic DNA includes:
- the LOC129941514 gene encoding septin-1 — MSDTKSFSSIETPGYVGFANLPNQVHRKSVKKGFEFTLMVVGESGLGKSTLVNSLFLTDLYPERIIPDAVEKQKQTVKLEASTVEIEERGVKLRLTVVDTPGFGDAIDNSDSFSAILEYIDEQYERFLRDESGLNRRNIVDNRIHCCFYFISPFGHGLKPLDVEFMKKLHSKVNIVPVIAKADCLTKKEILRLKCRILAEIEEHGIKIYPLPDCDSDEDEDYKEQVKQLKEAVPFAVCGANTLLEVKGKKVRGRLYPWGVVEVENPEHCDFIKLRTMLITHMQDLQEVTQEVHYENYRSERLAKGINNKKNGPTKEIDRDSVQNNNSHSDKDRILLEKEAELRRMQEMLAQMQAKMQAQQ, encoded by the exons GTTCACAGAAAATCTGTGAAAAAAGGTTTCGAGTTCACTCTGATGGTTGTGGGCGAGTCTGGTTTGGGCAAGTCAACTCTAGTAAACAGTCTGTTTCTGACAGATTTGTATCCAGAAAGAATAATTCCTGACGCTGTTG aaaaacaaaagcaaaccgTAAAACTTGAAGCGTCGACTGTTGAAATAGAAGAACGTGGTGTAAAGCTTCGTTTAACAGTCGTCGATACACCAGGATTCGGTGATGCCATAGACAACTCAGATAGTTTTAGTGCAATACTAGAATACATCGATGAGCAATACGAACGTTTCTTACGTGATGAAAGTGGTTTAAACCGTCGTAATATAGTTGACAATCGTATACattgctgtttttattttatatcacctTTTGGTCATGG aCTTAAACCTCTGGATGTAGAATTCATGAAAAAACTTCATTCAAAAGTTAATATAGTGCCTGTTATTGCTAAAGCCGATTGCCtcacaaaaaaggaaattctTCGCTTGAAATGCCGCATCCTTGCGGAAATAGAAGAACATGGAATTAAAATTTACCCACTGCCTGACTGTGATAGCGACGAAGATGAAGATTACAAAGAACAGGTGAAACAATTGAAAGAAGCTGTTCCGTTTGCAGTGTGTGGTGCCAATACACTTTTGGAAGTGAAAGGAAAGAAAGTTCGTGGGCGTTTGTATCCATGGGGTGTGGTCGAAGTAGAGAATCCAGAACATTGTGACTTTATTAAACTCAGGACAATGCTTAt AACTCATATGCAAGACCTCCAAGAGGTTACTCAGGAAGTACATTACGAAAACTATCGCTCTGAACGTTTGGCAAAGGGtatcaataacaaaaagaaTGGACCAACTAAAGAAATTGATCGTGACTCCGTACAAAATAATAACAGTCACTCGGACAAAGACCGAATACTCCTTGAAAAAGAGGCCGAACTAAGACGTATGCAGGAAATGCTGGCACAAATGCAAGCCAAAATGCAAGCCCAACAATAA